From one Trueperella pyogenes genomic stretch:
- a CDS encoding ABC transporter ATP-binding protein, with translation MSGEKNLKEEGIVSSKKKTVERHPLPVAQPGVPVVEVTDLHVRFPSEDGVVHAVRGVNLTVNSGEVLGIVGESGSGKSVTSMSIMGLLDPSATIDGSVKIHGTEILGQSDGYMSKIRGKNIAMVFQDPLSALTPVYTIGDQIIEVLQAHDKKISEKDAKARAVELLEIVGIPNPEIRIKAFPHEFSGGMRQRAMIAMAIANNPDLIIADEPTTALDVTIQAQILDVLRKAQKETGAAVIMITHDLGVVAGIADKVAVMYAGRIVERGAVDEIFYHSAMPYTIGLLGSLPRLDSKKENQLAVVEGNPPSMLYEQTGCPFAARCPVAEQACLDGEPTLEAVKSDSPHIPHEVACIRRDEIRDESKHYEDIYPKPAPVIPPFDGTPRNEREEVLRIENMKKHFPLMKGSVFRRRVGTVHAVDGISLDIRAGETLGLVGESGSGKTTTLMEVLDLVKPLDGKIVVLGENTADMTRSDRKRVRNDLQVVFQDPMASLDPRMPVFDIIAEPLKYAGWAKADIEPRVTELMNMVGLEPAHVNRYPRNFSGGQRQRIGIARALAVQPKLLVLDEPVSALDVSIQAGVINLLDELRAKLNLSYLFVAHDLSVVRHIADRVAVMYLGKLVEVGDVDAVFEAPRHPYTQALLSAIPIPDPAKERGRQRILLKGDLPSPANPPKGCRFVSRCPVYETLTEGEKQVCDGAHPEFDVVGADHNVACYYPRQINVF, from the coding sequence ATGTCCGGCGAGAAGAACTTGAAAGAAGAGGGTATCGTGAGCTCCAAGAAGAAGACTGTTGAGCGTCACCCGCTCCCTGTCGCACAGCCCGGCGTTCCCGTCGTTGAAGTGACGGATCTGCATGTGCGTTTCCCCTCCGAAGACGGCGTTGTTCACGCCGTGCGCGGCGTCAACCTGACGGTCAACTCGGGCGAAGTGCTCGGCATCGTCGGCGAATCTGGCTCAGGCAAGTCTGTGACGTCGATGTCGATCATGGGGCTGCTGGATCCCTCCGCCACTATCGATGGTTCGGTCAAGATACACGGCACTGAAATCCTCGGCCAGAGCGATGGCTACATGTCGAAGATCCGCGGCAAGAACATCGCCATGGTCTTCCAGGATCCGCTCTCCGCGCTGACTCCGGTTTACACCATCGGAGACCAGATCATCGAGGTCTTGCAAGCCCACGACAAGAAGATCTCGGAAAAGGACGCCAAGGCTCGCGCAGTCGAGCTATTGGAGATCGTGGGCATTCCCAACCCGGAGATCCGTATCAAGGCCTTCCCCCACGAGTTCTCGGGCGGTATGCGCCAGCGCGCCATGATCGCGATGGCGATCGCCAACAATCCGGACCTCATTATCGCCGACGAACCGACCACCGCACTCGACGTGACCATCCAGGCCCAGATCCTCGACGTGCTGCGAAAAGCACAGAAGGAGACGGGTGCCGCCGTCATCATGATTACCCATGACCTCGGCGTCGTTGCTGGTATCGCCGACAAGGTGGCGGTGATGTACGCCGGGCGCATCGTCGAACGCGGCGCTGTTGACGAAATTTTCTACCACTCGGCCATGCCCTACACCATCGGGCTACTCGGCTCACTGCCGCGCCTGGACTCGAAAAAGGAAAACCAGCTGGCCGTGGTCGAAGGCAATCCGCCGTCGATGCTCTACGAACAGACGGGCTGCCCGTTTGCCGCCCGCTGCCCGGTTGCCGAGCAGGCGTGCCTCGACGGTGAGCCCACTCTCGAAGCGGTGAAGTCCGACAGCCCGCACATCCCGCACGAGGTCGCCTGCATCCGCCGCGACGAGATTCGCGACGAGTCCAAGCACTACGAGGACATTTACCCGAAGCCCGCTCCCGTCATCCCGCCATTTGACGGCACGCCGCGCAACGAACGCGAGGAAGTTCTTCGCATCGAAAACATGAAGAAGCACTTCCCGCTGATGAAGGGCTCCGTTTTCCGGCGTCGTGTGGGCACCGTGCACGCAGTCGACGGTATCTCGCTCGACATTCGTGCGGGCGAGACACTCGGCCTCGTGGGCGAATCCGGTTCCGGTAAAACCACGACCCTCATGGAAGTGCTCGATCTGGTCAAGCCGCTCGACGGCAAGATCGTCGTCCTCGGTGAGAATACCGCAGATATGACTCGTAGTGATCGCAAGCGCGTGCGTAACGATCTTCAAGTTGTGTTCCAAGATCCCATGGCCTCTCTCGACCCGCGCATGCCCGTGTTCGACATTATCGCCGAACCACTGAAGTATGCCGGCTGGGCGAAAGCGGATATTGAGCCGCGCGTGACGGAATTGATGAACATGGTCGGCCTGGAGCCTGCGCACGTCAACCGTTATCCGCGCAACTTCTCTGGCGGTCAGCGCCAGCGTATCGGCATTGCCCGAGCACTGGCTGTTCAGCCCAAGCTGCTCGTCCTGGACGAGCCGGTTTCCGCCCTGGACGTGTCGATCCAGGCCGGCGTCATCAATCTGCTCGACGAGCTGCGAGCCAAGCTCAACCTCTCCTACCTGTTCGTTGCGCATGACCTCTCCGTCGTGCGGCACATCGCCGATCGAGTGGCCGTGATGTACTTGGGCAAGCTGGTCGAGGTCGGCGACGTCGACGCCGTCTTTGAGGCGCCACGCCACCCGTACACGCAAGCGTTGCTCTCTGCGATTCCCATCCCGGATCCGGCAAAGGAGCGCGGGCGTCAGCGCATTCTTCTCAAGGGAGATCTGCCCTCGCCGGCGAATCCTCCTAAAGGATGCCGTTTCGTCAGCAGGTGTCCAGTTTATGAGACGCTCACCGAGGGTGAGAAACAGGTCTGCGACGGGGCTCATCCGGAGTTCGACGTCGTGGGCGCTGACCACAACGTGGCTTGCTATTATCCGCGACAAATCAACGTTTTCTAG
- a CDS encoding ABC transporter permease, with translation MSEQLDTAADAVMPDQISPMANEAELKAVKDRLAAQTAERIAATKRYSRRQIVARRFWRNKTAVFGLIGLTIILLAALFGSYLVGWDYLQRDRGHYLEGPSAEHWFGTDKRGRDMFAMTMEGLRKSLIIGFSVALIQTGWAAIFGASAAYFGGWVDKFATWFIDLMLVIPSFLMIAIISNRFGAESAGIPIFILLLAAFGWVLTSRVVRSLTMSVKNLDYVHAAKYMSVPSRTIIVRHILPNISSLLIIDFTLGVASAVLSETSLSYFGFGIKDPQVSLGSLIGAGQASALTHPWLFLPPAFVLVIMLASVNFIGDGMRDALDPSSKSGGGKA, from the coding sequence ATGAGCGAACAGCTAGATACCGCGGCCGATGCCGTCATGCCCGACCAGATTTCCCCGATGGCCAACGAAGCTGAGCTCAAGGCCGTCAAAGACAGGCTCGCCGCCCAGACCGCTGAGCGGATCGCCGCGACCAAGCGCTATTCGCGCCGCCAGATCGTTGCGCGCCGCTTTTGGCGCAACAAAACCGCCGTCTTCGGCTTGATTGGCCTGACCATCATATTGTTGGCGGCACTTTTCGGTTCATATCTGGTAGGCTGGGATTATCTCCAGCGCGACCGTGGCCACTACTTGGAAGGGCCGAGTGCCGAGCACTGGTTCGGCACCGACAAACGCGGCCGAGACATGTTCGCAATGACGATGGAAGGTCTGCGTAAGTCGCTCATCATAGGTTTCTCCGTGGCGTTGATCCAGACCGGGTGGGCCGCGATCTTCGGCGCTTCAGCCGCTTATTTCGGCGGTTGGGTAGACAAGTTTGCCACCTGGTTCATCGATCTTATGCTGGTGATCCCATCCTTCTTGATGATTGCAATCATTTCCAATCGTTTTGGTGCAGAAAGCGCAGGGATACCTATCTTCATCCTGCTGCTAGCAGCATTCGGGTGGGTTCTAACTTCGCGCGTGGTTCGCTCGCTGACCATGTCTGTGAAGAACCTGGACTACGTCCATGCCGCAAAGTACATGTCGGTTCCCTCCCGTACGATCATTGTGCGCCATATCCTGCCTAATATTTCCTCCCTGCTTATCATCGACTTCACGTTGGGCGTCGCGTCAGCCGTTCTTTCGGAGACGTCGCTGTCCTACTTCGGCTTCGGCATTAAAGACCCGCAGGTCTCCCTGGGATCGTTGATTGGCGCTGGCCAGGCTTCCGCCCTGACTCACCCGTGGCTCTTCCTCCCGCCGGCATTCGTGCTCGTCATCATGCTCGCATCGGTGAACTTCATCGGCGACGGCATGCGCGACGCTCTCGATCCGTCGTCGAAGTCCGGAGGCGGCAAGGCATAG
- the lipB gene encoding lipoyl(octanoyl) transferase LipB — protein sequence MQIVNVLSHGPVDYMSIDHLQRYLHHEVAAQRMPDSLVVWESRATYTAGRRTEDQDIPDTHVPVIRMDRGGSVTYHGPGQLVVYPIVKVRPPKDVVAFVRNTELAVIDALGAYGLDSHQVEGRSGVWILEPGKQDRKICAIGIKFADDATMHGLALNVTTNLDEFMRVIPCGIQDAGVASLQSLGITTTLDAVATILIPHLARVYQQFLLRPSEELVFADADVLLEQMRSYRPDSQAATGTRWEPKLQRMAPAPTASLE from the coding sequence GTGCAGATCGTCAACGTGTTAAGCCACGGCCCAGTAGATTACATGAGCATCGACCACCTTCAGCGCTATCTCCATCACGAGGTGGCCGCACAGCGGATGCCTGACTCCCTCGTCGTCTGGGAATCGCGCGCCACGTATACGGCCGGCAGGCGTACCGAGGATCAAGACATCCCGGATACGCACGTCCCGGTCATCCGCATGGATCGCGGTGGCTCGGTGACCTACCACGGCCCCGGCCAGCTGGTCGTCTACCCCATTGTTAAAGTGCGCCCACCCAAGGACGTCGTCGCTTTCGTGCGCAACACCGAACTGGCAGTGATCGACGCGTTAGGCGCATACGGCCTCGACTCCCACCAGGTCGAGGGGCGCTCCGGGGTGTGGATTCTCGAGCCGGGCAAGCAGGATCGCAAGATTTGCGCCATCGGGATTAAGTTCGCCGACGACGCCACCATGCACGGCCTTGCGCTCAATGTGACCACGAACCTCGACGAGTTCATGCGCGTCATCCCGTGTGGAATCCAGGATGCAGGCGTGGCCTCTTTGCAGTCCCTTGGGATCACGACGACGCTGGACGCGGTCGCCACCATCCTCATCCCGCACCTGGCTCGGGTTTACCAACAGTTCCTGCTTCGCCCGTCCGAAGAGCTCGTGTTCGCCGATGCTGATGTTCTCCTAGAGCAGATGCGCTCCTATCGTCCGGATTCACAAGCCGCTACCGGCACCCGCTGGGAGCCGAAGCTGCAGCGTATGGCACCCGCGCCGACGGCGTCGTTAGAATGA
- the lipA gene encoding lipoyl synthase, whose protein sequence is MDPRNPAGRKLLRVEERNAATPIETKPEWIKTTATVGKEYTDMRNRVDGAGLHTVCKEANCPNIYECWEDREASFLIGGDICTRRCDFCFIKTGKPTVYDVDEPRRVAENVREMQLNYATITGVTRDDLEDGASWLYAETCRQIHELCPNTGVELLIDDMRGGAPALQQVFDSRPEVLAHNLETVPRIFKKIRPAFRYERSLDLITFASENGLITKSNLILGMGETRDEILETMQDLHDAGCDILTITQYLRPSKLHHPIDRWVKPEEFVELSKLGYEMGFAGIMAGPLVRSSYRSGSLWSRAMKHKGWEIPENLRGIAGAESAHKLFFARQEAASLVARQG, encoded by the coding sequence ATGGATCCCCGCAACCCGGCAGGTCGCAAACTGCTCCGCGTTGAGGAACGCAACGCCGCAACGCCTATCGAAACTAAGCCGGAGTGGATCAAGACCACCGCCACGGTCGGCAAAGAGTACACGGATATGCGTAACCGTGTAGACGGCGCCGGCTTGCACACCGTGTGCAAGGAGGCCAACTGCCCCAATATCTACGAATGTTGGGAAGACCGGGAGGCGTCCTTCCTGATCGGCGGCGACATCTGCACTCGGCGCTGTGACTTCTGTTTTATCAAGACGGGCAAGCCTACGGTTTACGACGTCGACGAACCGCGCCGCGTGGCGGAGAACGTCCGCGAGATGCAGCTTAACTATGCCACGATCACGGGCGTAACCCGCGACGACCTAGAAGATGGCGCCTCCTGGCTCTACGCCGAAACCTGCCGCCAGATTCATGAACTGTGTCCGAACACTGGCGTTGAGCTCCTCATCGATGACATGCGCGGCGGCGCGCCCGCCCTCCAGCAGGTCTTCGACTCGCGCCCCGAAGTGCTGGCACATAACCTCGAAACCGTCCCGCGGATTTTTAAGAAGATCCGCCCGGCTTTCCGCTACGAACGCTCGCTCGACCTCATTACTTTCGCCTCGGAGAACGGCCTGATTACGAAGTCGAACCTCATTCTTGGTATGGGCGAGACGCGCGACGAGATCCTGGAAACGATGCAGGATTTGCACGACGCCGGTTGCGATATTCTCACAATTACCCAATATCTGCGCCCCTCCAAACTCCACCACCCGATCGACCGCTGGGTCAAGCCGGAGGAGTTCGTCGAGCTTTCCAAACTCGGTTACGAGATGGGCTTTGCGGGGATTATGGCTGGCCCGCTCGTGCGTTCGTCGTACCGTTCTGGCTCGCTGTGGTCACGGGCGATGAAACACAAAGGCTGGGAGATTCCGGAGAACCTGCGTGGTATTGCCGGTGCCGAGTCAGCTCATAAGCTGTTTTTTGCGCGCCAAGAGGCGGCTTCGCTCGTCGCACGGCAGGGCTGA
- a CDS encoding ABC transporter family substrate-binding protein has protein sequence MRFKKASVALLAAAALTLTACSGSGAKGNQTSSTTRAANSLPASDYNKVDPSELADGGKLRLAIQDYPEQWNGDHKDGGTVDLNTKIYGFIAPINWIYDEKGNFEVNPDYVESYDANLEGDGTSAMVITLNLNPKAHWNDGTPITAADYQAKWKACSGQIDGINCRSTDGWTQISSIEAGSSPTQVVIKYTEKYPDWSANFSSITSAAGSLDPTAFNEGWRDPLAASKFLAGPFRVSASNPAQKVLTLERNPDWWGKTPKLETVTFSALDQKATAAGYANGEIDAIDFIVDAASYETAKGRPDGKIVMSDSVQWRHFTFNSRAGALQDKLVRQAIQLGIDTKDIASSDLSGLPSQGLDLNLGNHFFMPPQKGYKDNSTKWAFDPEAAKAKLEEAGYKMNSSTKFFEKDGKELAIRYMRIPGNAANENEGAMFMEMMAEIGIKVTYQDVQSKDFFDKVIGGEYDVTSFAWSGTPYPMANVGQVYGNPFDAKGNLQNSNFTGLKVDKVDELIAKIAKETDDTKRRELTNQVDEVIWEEVMTLPLYYRANITAIPAKLANYGSTVFETLLPENVGYMK, from the coding sequence ATGCGATTCAAAAAGGCAAGCGTTGCACTCCTTGCTGCCGCAGCTTTAACGCTGACCGCCTGTTCTGGCTCTGGTGCCAAGGGCAACCAGACCTCGTCCACGACCCGTGCCGCCAATTCTCTACCGGCTTCCGACTACAACAAGGTCGATCCGTCCGAGCTGGCTGATGGCGGCAAGCTCCGTCTGGCGATCCAGGACTATCCTGAGCAGTGGAATGGCGACCACAAAGATGGCGGCACGGTAGACCTGAACACGAAGATTTATGGCTTCATCGCGCCGATTAACTGGATTTATGACGAGAAGGGTAACTTCGAGGTTAATCCCGATTACGTCGAGTCTTACGACGCGAATCTTGAGGGCGACGGCACGAGCGCCATGGTGATTACCCTTAACCTCAACCCGAAGGCGCACTGGAACGACGGCACGCCGATCACGGCTGCCGATTACCAAGCGAAGTGGAAGGCCTGCTCGGGCCAGATCGACGGCATCAATTGCCGCTCCACTGACGGCTGGACCCAGATCTCCTCTATTGAGGCGGGCTCTTCGCCCACCCAGGTCGTCATCAAGTACACGGAGAAGTACCCGGATTGGTCGGCAAACTTCTCCAGCATCACCTCGGCTGCCGGCAGCCTAGACCCAACAGCCTTCAACGAGGGTTGGCGTGATCCGCTCGCGGCTAGCAAGTTCCTGGCTGGCCCGTTCCGTGTGAGCGCCTCCAACCCTGCACAGAAGGTGCTCACCCTCGAACGCAATCCCGACTGGTGGGGCAAGACTCCTAAGCTCGAGACCGTGACCTTCTCCGCGCTCGACCAGAAGGCAACCGCCGCTGGTTACGCAAACGGTGAGATTGATGCCATCGACTTCATCGTCGATGCAGCTTCCTACGAGACCGCCAAGGGCCGCCCGGACGGTAAGATTGTGATGTCCGATTCGGTGCAGTGGCGTCACTTTACCTTCAATTCTCGCGCCGGTGCTCTGCAGGACAAGCTCGTACGCCAGGCCATCCAGCTCGGTATCGACACCAAGGACATCGCCTCCTCCGACCTTTCCGGTCTTCCCTCCCAGGGGCTGGATCTGAACCTGGGCAACCACTTCTTCATGCCGCCGCAGAAGGGCTACAAGGACAACTCGACGAAGTGGGCCTTCGATCCTGAGGCAGCCAAGGCCAAGCTCGAAGAAGCCGGCTACAAGATGAACAGCTCCACCAAGTTCTTCGAGAAGGACGGCAAGGAACTCGCTATTCGTTACATGCGCATCCCCGGCAATGCCGCCAACGAGAACGAGGGCGCCATGTTCATGGAGATGATGGCTGAGATTGGTATCAAGGTGACCTACCAGGATGTTCAGTCGAAGGACTTCTTCGACAAGGTTATCGGTGGTGAGTACGATGTGACCTCCTTCGCTTGGAGCGGCACTCCGTACCCGATGGCGAATGTCGGCCAAGTTTATGGCAATCCTTTCGACGCTAAAGGTAACTTGCAGAATTCCAACTTCACTGGTCTGAAGGTTGATAAGGTTGACGAGCTGATTGCGAAGATCGCCAAGGAGACTGACGACACCAAGCGTCGTGAGCTGACCAACCAGGTCGACGAAGTGATTTGGGAAGAAGTCATGACACTTCCGCTGTACTACCGCGCCAATATCACCGCGATTCCGGCTAAGCTCGCTAACTACGGTTCGACTGTGTTCGAGACCCTGCTTCCCGAGAACGTCGGCTACATGAAGTAA
- a CDS encoding class I adenylate-forming enzyme family protein: MLKKPIYNSAHALDRAARAHPQRESIVYGTETLTVVEAAARTRQLAQMLAAAGVTEGDRVLLIARNSPYHLLLHVACARLGAIFVPISARLTRINHQEIVDFCAPRVVVLEAALADAGMFVSSGTLVHLVIDDDPAAPSVATAISNGFYGISAAMEAQNGKFITTIKDGSTALNSRQYPEGPAAMLFTSASAGLPKAVELTHEQLWWASRNFREGFEYSNLDSVLTVAPLTHIGGFNGTTLDLFSHGGKVVIVREFNPGAVLALLEEHKITMMFGVPTIYAALLDHPAFPDTDLSQFRLPLIGGAVVPASLLGRMMAAGLRPLNVWGMTELAASGTYLPAEQLEERAGSIGRPFAHTEARIVDAEGNDATEGELVVRGPNVVGSYWHDPQLSAQTFRGGWMHTGDLVRLDEDGFLWVTGRLHNVINSGGVKIHAEEVQAVLAQMEGVSDCAVVGTPDEKWGETVSAAVVMQAGYAPPTLEEVQLHVGVYLARFKVPRKLIVVNELPTNANGKADRHALVAMFD; this comes from the coding sequence GTGCTTAAAAAACCTATATACAACTCGGCTCACGCACTCGATAGGGCTGCGCGCGCCCACCCACAGCGCGAATCTATCGTCTACGGTACGGAGACACTCACCGTAGTCGAGGCAGCTGCGCGCACACGCCAGCTCGCTCAGATGCTCGCCGCCGCCGGAGTTACCGAGGGCGATCGGGTGCTGCTCATCGCCCGTAACTCCCCCTACCACCTGCTCTTGCACGTGGCCTGCGCCCGACTCGGGGCGATCTTCGTCCCTATCTCCGCCCGCCTCACGCGGATCAACCACCAGGAGATCGTCGACTTCTGTGCTCCGCGCGTCGTGGTCCTTGAGGCGGCGCTCGCGGACGCGGGGATGTTCGTCTCCTCCGGTACACTCGTCCACCTCGTTATCGACGACGATCCCGCGGCTCCGTCGGTGGCCACCGCGATATCGAACGGTTTCTATGGCATTAGCGCGGCGATGGAGGCCCAAAATGGAAAATTCATCACCACGATCAAGGACGGCTCAACGGCGCTCAATTCTCGCCAATACCCTGAAGGACCGGCGGCGATGCTGTTCACCTCGGCCTCTGCGGGTCTTCCCAAGGCCGTGGAACTCACCCACGAGCAGTTGTGGTGGGCGAGCCGGAACTTCCGCGAGGGTTTTGAGTACTCGAACCTGGACTCGGTGCTGACAGTCGCGCCGCTGACCCACATAGGCGGCTTCAACGGCACTACGCTTGACCTCTTTTCCCACGGTGGGAAAGTCGTGATCGTGCGCGAGTTCAACCCGGGCGCGGTACTCGCTCTCCTTGAGGAACACAAGATCACGATGATGTTCGGGGTACCTACTATATACGCCGCCTTGCTAGACCATCCGGCTTTCCCCGATACCGATCTGTCCCAATTCCGTCTGCCGCTCATCGGCGGAGCAGTGGTTCCAGCGTCGTTATTAGGGCGCATGATGGCAGCCGGGCTGCGACCGCTGAACGTGTGGGGGATGACGGAGCTCGCGGCGTCGGGCACGTATCTGCCCGCAGAACAGCTCGAAGAGCGGGCCGGTTCGATCGGCAGGCCTTTCGCCCACACAGAGGCCCGCATTGTCGACGCCGAAGGCAACGACGCCACCGAGGGCGAACTGGTTGTTCGCGGGCCGAACGTGGTCGGCTCGTATTGGCACGATCCACAGCTGAGCGCGCAGACCTTCCGCGGCGGGTGGATGCACACGGGTGACCTGGTGCGCCTCGACGAAGATGGCTTCTTGTGGGTGACTGGCCGCCTCCACAACGTCATCAACTCGGGTGGGGTGAAAATTCACGCGGAGGAGGTCCAGGCTGTGCTCGCGCAGATGGAGGGCGTATCTGATTGCGCGGTCGTCGGTACCCCGGACGAAAAGTGGGGCGAGACGGTGTCAGCAGCCGTTGTTATGCAGGCTGGCTACGCCCCGCCTACCCTTGAGGAGGTGCAGCTCCACGTCGGCGTGTACCTTGCCCGCTTTAAGGTGCCGCGTAAACTCATCGTGGTCAACGAGCTGCCAACTAACGCGAACGGCAAGGCGGATCGGCACGCGCTCGTGGCGATGTTCGACTAA
- a CDS encoding ABC transporter permease — translation MTKYLIRRLLNYVVLLFVAVTIAYFLAGTQLDPRSMLIENELTKMANQSYVEVVRAVDTRLDGWNINPTEPIWSRYVDWLGMIFGQWDWGFSPLGESVNEQVANRVLLSLQLVFLGFLIGIVGGVAIGAWAAVHQYSVPDRIITIIAMIIISTPAMVIAIGLQMAAVWFNNTFGTEFFQFIGPQASIPPTEFWPNLQDRLQHLLLPTVAISAGGLATYSRIQRNLMLDTLGADYVRTARAKGLRYGTAVRRHALRTSLIPIATYFAFGIAGLVLGAAITEQVFGWEGMGIYGVKTIQGQDINGTAAVVAFSGAATLTGAFLSDVLIAAVDPRVRVN, via the coding sequence ATGACTAAGTATTTGATTCGGCGGTTGCTGAACTATGTGGTGCTGCTATTTGTTGCTGTCACTATCGCCTACTTTTTGGCTGGCACGCAGCTCGATCCGCGCTCGATGCTCATCGAAAACGAACTGACGAAGATGGCCAACCAGAGCTACGTTGAGGTTGTTCGTGCCGTAGACACGCGTCTCGACGGCTGGAACATCAACCCGACCGAACCGATTTGGAGCCGTTACGTCGACTGGCTCGGCATGATCTTTGGCCAGTGGGATTGGGGCTTTTCCCCGCTAGGGGAGTCGGTCAATGAGCAAGTGGCAAACCGCGTCCTGCTCTCGCTTCAGCTGGTCTTCCTTGGATTCCTCATTGGAATCGTTGGCGGCGTGGCCATCGGCGCATGGGCCGCAGTCCACCAGTACTCCGTTCCGGATCGCATTATCACCATCATCGCGATGATCATCATTTCTACGCCTGCTATGGTGATCGCCATCGGCCTCCAAATGGCGGCCGTCTGGTTTAACAACACGTTCGGAACCGAGTTTTTCCAGTTTATTGGTCCGCAAGCTTCGATACCTCCCACCGAGTTTTGGCCAAATCTGCAAGACCGTCTCCAGCATCTCCTGCTGCCGACCGTGGCCATCTCCGCTGGCGGCTTGGCAACCTACTCACGCATCCAGCGCAACCTCATGCTTGACACGCTAGGTGCCGATTATGTGCGCACCGCGCGCGCGAAGGGGCTGCGCTACGGGACAGCCGTTCGCCGTCACGCACTGCGCACCTCCCTGATCCCGATCGCAACCTACTTCGCCTTCGGCATTGCAGGTCTCGTCCTCGGCGCCGCGATCACCGAGCAGGTGTTTGGCTGGGAAGGCATGGGCATCTATGGTGTGAAGACGATCCAGGGGCAGGACATCAATGGTACTGCGGCCGTTGTCGCCTTCTCGGGAGCTGCGACCTTGACGGGCGCGTTTCTCTCCGACGTGCTCATTGCCGCTGTAGATCCGCGAGTGAGGGTTAACTAA